In a single window of the uncultured Fusobacterium sp. genome:
- a CDS encoding YlmH/Sll1252 family protein: MDRKKLQSLFSELDSTLIGSFCDDIELCQQIDYPVYTKYFYPPQFWSKLDSINEGVEFEIIGLNDSCEKRMIGIIPKEFDRNFLEFPVKYFKITNNSKFKELEHKHFLGTIMSLGIKREILGDLIVKNGVCYGIINEELFDFLVDNLKEIGKTPVKIEDICSQDIPESEFIDIVESVASMRFDVIVSALGNFSRNDGSEKIEAGEVLLNYGIEKEKSKILKEKDIISIRKKGKFIIESILGETKKGKTRILAKKFS; this comes from the coding sequence TTGGATAGAAAAAAATTACAGAGTTTATTTTCTGAATTAGATAGCACTTTAATAGGAAGTTTTTGTGATGATATAGAGTTATGTCAACAGATAGACTATCCAGTATATACTAAATATTTTTATCCACCACAATTTTGGAGCAAGTTAGATAGTATAAATGAAGGAGTAGAATTTGAAATAATAGGATTAAATGATAGTTGTGAAAAAAGAATGATAGGGATAATTCCAAAAGAATTTGATAGAAACTTTTTAGAATTTCCTGTAAAATATTTTAAAATAACAAATAATTCAAAATTTAAGGAGTTAGAGCATAAACATTTTTTAGGAACAATAATGTCTTTAGGAATAAAAAGAGAGATATTAGGGGATTTAATAGTAAAAAATGGTGTTTGTTATGGTATAATAAATGAAGAGCTATTTGATTTTTTAGTTGATAATTTAAAGGAGATAGGAAAAACTCCAGTAAAGATTGAGGATATATGCTCTCAAGATATTCCTGAAAGTGAATTTATAGATATTGTAGAAAGTGTAGCATCTATGAGGTTTGATGTTATTGTTTCAGCATTGGGAAATTTTTCAAGAAATGATGGAAGTGAAAAAATAGAAGCTGGGGAAGTATTATTAAATTATGGAATAGAAAAAGAGAAAAGTAAAATATTAAAAGAAAAAGATATAATCTCAATAAGGAAAAAAGGAAAATTTATTATAGAATCAATTTTAGGAGAAACTAAAAAGGGTAAAACTAGAATTTTAGCAAAAAAATTCAGTTAA
- the pssA gene encoding CDP-diacylglycerol--serine O-phosphatidyltransferase encodes MVKRKYIAPNAITAAGLFLGYMSITASSKGEFIQAIWFIILAMVCDGLDGKTARKLDAFSEFGKEFDSFCDAVSFGLAPSLLVYNILMANVARSAFILPVSFLYALCGIMRLVKFNIITVASSEKGDFSGMPIPSAASMVCSYILFCDTMKRNFDINLFNLDIFIAITVIAAVLMVSTMKFKTPDKAFPFIPKKFAGPFILAVVVTLKYSLFIVTFTYVILNIMTHITKRFENSHDEHDDTEEIIEVIEEEVEEK; translated from the coding sequence ATGGTAAAAAGAAAATATATAGCCCCTAATGCTATTACTGCTGCTGGACTATTCCTAGGTTATATGAGTATTACTGCTTCTAGTAAAGGAGAATTTATTCAAGCTATATGGTTTATTATCTTAGCTATGGTTTGTGATGGACTAGATGGAAAAACAGCTAGAAAATTAGATGCTTTCAGTGAATTTGGTAAAGAGTTTGACTCTTTCTGTGATGCTGTTTCATTTGGACTAGCTCCTAGCCTTTTAGTGTACAATATTCTTATGGCAAATGTTGCTAGAAGTGCATTTATTCTTCCAGTTTCATTCCTATATGCTCTTTGTGGTATTATGAGATTGGTTAAATTCAATATTATAACTGTAGCTTCTAGTGAAAAAGGAGACTTTAGTGGAATGCCTATACCTAGTGCTGCATCAATGGTTTGCTCATATATTCTTTTCTGTGATACTATGAAAAGAAATTTTGATATAAATCTTTTTAATTTAGATATTTTTATTGCTATAACTGTAATAGCTGCTGTACTTATGGTTAGTACTATGAAGTTTAAAACTCCTGATAAAGCTTTTCCTTTTATACCTAAAAAGTTTGCAGGACCATTTATCTTAGCAGTAGTTGTTACTTTAAAATATAGCTTATTCATTGTCACATTTACTTATGTTATTTTAAATATAATGACTCATATTACTAAAAGATTTGAAAATAGCCATGATGAGCATGAT